The Xanthomonas indica genome has a segment encoding these proteins:
- a CDS encoding efflux RND transporter periplasmic adaptor subunit, with amino-acid sequence MIRDTSAQDQVLARPRSAAWRRWLWPGLIVALVLLGIAFAARGWIAGSRSFDAQRVRIATVTRGDLVRDISADGRLIAANSPTLYAISGGTVTLKVVAGDVVKQGQELAEIDSPELRSKLAQEEATLAGLEAEAGRADLDATLARANASKLIDQAQIERQAASRDLERYQRGYEGGAVPAVELAKAQDTLKKADIAMSHAQKDSGLQAQGASLDARNKRLLAERQRAVVAEVQRQVDLLTLRSPFDGQVGQVQVSQHTNVAANAPVLSVVDLSKFELEIKVPESFARDLAIGMPAQLTSGAGEPFAGAISAVSPEVVNGEVNARIRFTDKQPPGLRQSQRMSARVLLDTRKNVLKLERGPFVEQSGGRYAYVMDGDSAVRRPVELGVTSLGEVEVRSGLQPGDRVVVSGSDLFGDAPQVTVH; translated from the coding sequence CTTCGCCGCCCGCGGCTGGATCGCCGGCAGCCGCTCCTTCGACGCGCAACGCGTGCGCATCGCCACGGTGACCCGCGGCGACCTGGTCCGCGACATCTCCGCCGACGGCCGCCTGATCGCCGCCAACAGCCCCACCCTGTACGCCATCTCCGGCGGCACCGTGACCCTGAAGGTGGTCGCCGGCGACGTGGTCAAGCAGGGCCAGGAACTGGCCGAGATCGACAGCCCCGAATTGCGCAGCAAGCTGGCCCAGGAAGAGGCCACCCTGGCCGGCCTGGAAGCGGAGGCCGGCCGCGCCGACCTGGACGCGACCCTGGCCCGCGCCAACGCCAGCAAGCTGATCGACCAGGCGCAGATCGAGCGGCAGGCCGCCAGCCGCGACCTGGAGCGCTACCAGCGCGGCTACGAAGGCGGCGCGGTGCCGGCGGTGGAACTGGCCAAGGCCCAGGACACGCTGAAGAAGGCCGACATCGCGATGAGCCACGCGCAGAAGGATTCGGGCCTGCAGGCGCAGGGCGCGTCGCTGGACGCGCGCAACAAGCGCCTGCTCGCCGAGCGCCAGCGCGCGGTGGTGGCCGAGGTGCAGCGCCAGGTCGACCTGCTGACCCTGCGCTCGCCGTTCGATGGTCAGGTCGGCCAGGTGCAGGTCTCGCAGCACACCAACGTCGCCGCCAACGCGCCGGTGCTGAGCGTGGTCGACCTGTCCAAGTTCGAACTGGAGATCAAGGTGCCGGAAAGCTTCGCCCGCGACCTGGCGATCGGCATGCCGGCGCAGTTGACCAGCGGCGCTGGCGAACCGTTCGCCGGGGCGATCTCGGCGGTATCGCCGGAAGTGGTCAACGGCGAGGTCAATGCGCGCATCCGCTTCACCGACAAGCAGCCGCCGGGCCTGCGCCAGAGCCAGCGCATGAGCGCGCGGGTGCTGCTGGATACCCGCAAGAACGTGCTCAAGCTCGAGCGCGGCCCGTTCGTCGAACAGTCCGGCGGCCGCTACGCCTACGTCATGGACGGCGACTCGGCGGTGCGCCGCCCGGTCGAACTGGGCGTCACCAGCCTGGGCGAAGTCGAAGTGCGCTCGGGCCTGCAACCGGGCGACCGCGTGGTGGTCTCCGGCAGCGATCTGTTCGGCGACGCACCGCAGGTCACGGTGCATTGA
- a CDS encoding FtsX-like permease family protein — MQITPILSALSRHRVAATLIALEVALACAVLCNAFFLIGNRLELVHLRSGIDEAALGLVSLSGCDGCNDADVNARALDAVRRTPGVRAAGAINTVPFAPPAFNNGLCLDQDCTQVGGVPHFYMLSPGAVAALELTPDSGRAFGDADYQPLVNGIPTAAGVWITRALAAHLWPGQDPLGKEFWAGGHFRVIGTLTHLARPDPGRSEDGVIGSDWSVVIPVREAAQSGTYVLRADPRDLPRVLAQARAAVARAVPEAVLDNANSKPLDALRQTYFQSDRAMTGLLVAIIVAMLLVTALGIVGLASFWVQQRTKQIGIRRALGATRRDILRYFQTENLLLVGAGVALGMLLAYGGNVLLMHVFELERLPASYLPVGALLLCALGQLAVLGPALRAAAVAPAIATRSA; from the coding sequence ATGCAGATCACTCCCATCCTCAGCGCGCTGTCGCGCCACCGCGTCGCAGCGACGCTGATCGCGCTGGAAGTGGCGCTGGCCTGCGCCGTGCTGTGCAACGCCTTCTTCCTGATCGGCAACCGCCTGGAACTAGTGCACCTGCGCAGCGGCATCGACGAGGCCGCGCTGGGCCTGGTGTCGCTGTCCGGCTGCGACGGCTGCAACGATGCCGACGTCAACGCCCGCGCCCTGGATGCGGTGCGGCGCACGCCCGGCGTGCGCGCGGCCGGCGCCATCAACACGGTGCCGTTCGCGCCGCCGGCGTTCAACAACGGGCTGTGCCTGGACCAGGACTGCACCCAGGTGGGCGGCGTGCCGCACTTCTACATGCTCAGCCCGGGCGCTGTCGCCGCGCTGGAACTGACGCCGGACAGTGGCCGCGCGTTCGGCGACGCGGACTACCAGCCGCTGGTCAACGGCATCCCGACCGCGGCCGGCGTTTGGATCACGCGGGCGCTGGCCGCGCACCTGTGGCCGGGCCAGGATCCGCTGGGGAAGGAGTTCTGGGCCGGCGGCCATTTCCGCGTGATCGGCACGCTGACGCACCTGGCGCGCCCCGATCCGGGCCGCAGCGAGGATGGCGTGATCGGCAGCGACTGGTCGGTGGTGATCCCGGTGCGCGAGGCCGCGCAGTCCGGCACCTACGTGCTGCGCGCCGATCCGCGCGACCTGCCGCGGGTGTTGGCCCAGGCGCGCGCGGCAGTGGCGCGGGCAGTGCCCGAGGCCGTGCTGGACAACGCCAACAGCAAGCCACTGGACGCACTGCGGCAGACGTATTTCCAGAGCGACCGCGCGATGACCGGGCTGCTGGTCGCGATCATCGTCGCGATGCTGCTGGTGACCGCGCTTGGCATCGTCGGCCTGGCCAGCTTCTGGGTGCAGCAGCGCACCAAGCAGATCGGCATCCGCCGCGCGCTCGGCGCCACCCGCCGCGACATCCTGCGCTACTTCCAGACCGAGAACCTGTTGCTGGTCGGCGCCGGCGTGGCCCTGGGCATGCTGCTGGCCTACGGCGGCAACGTGCTGCTGATGCACGTCTTCGAACTGGAGCGGCTGCCGGCCAGCTACCTGCCGGTCGGCGCGCTGCTGCTGTGCGCGCTCGGCCAGCTCGCCGTGCTCGGCCCGGCCCTGCGCGCCGCCGCGGTCGCTCCCGCCATCGCCACCCGCAGCGCCTGA
- a CDS encoding ABC transporter permease, with product MLGYYFQQAWRSLRRSPVLTALMVLSIAVGIGAAMTTLTVMRLLSGDPLPGRSQQIFFAQLDPRPSKGANQKPYDKLDYISAFDLWTRGRADRQAMVAESEIKVHAADSAAPPFMTQLLMTQADFFPMFQVPFAYGSGWRARDDQDRARVAVISSDLNAKLFQGRNSVGRSLLVRGTAVRIVGVLAPWRPSPLFYTLAGGSFAHGDTASFYGRTQDVFMPLSSSLEVNDGHIQPWTCFSKPEATMDLRSAPCVWLQLWVQLDTPAKVADYRRLLADYAAQQQAAGRIGRADTARLLSLPQWLDHNRVVPGDVRLQSWLALAFLGLCLFNSVGLLLAKFLRRGGEIGVRRALGASRRAIFAQCLTEASLIGLIGGIGGWLLTLLGLWSVRQQPTAYADLAHLDLTTFAGTFALAIACSLAAGLFPALRASGIAPAMQLKSL from the coding sequence ATGCTCGGCTACTACTTCCAGCAAGCGTGGCGCAGCCTGCGCCGCAGCCCGGTGCTTACCGCGCTGATGGTGCTGTCCATCGCGGTGGGCATCGGCGCGGCGATGACCACGCTGACGGTGATGCGGCTGCTGTCCGGCGATCCCTTGCCCGGGCGCAGCCAGCAGATCTTCTTCGCGCAACTGGATCCACGGCCCAGCAAGGGGGCCAACCAGAAGCCGTACGACAAGCTCGACTACATCTCGGCCTTTGACCTGTGGACGCGCGGGCGCGCCGATCGCCAGGCCATGGTCGCCGAGAGCGAGATCAAGGTGCACGCGGCGGACAGCGCCGCCCCGCCCTTCATGACCCAGTTGCTGATGACCCAGGCCGATTTCTTCCCGATGTTCCAGGTGCCGTTCGCCTACGGCAGCGGCTGGCGCGCGCGCGACGATCAGGACCGGGCGCGGGTGGCGGTGATCTCGTCCGACCTCAACGCCAAGCTGTTCCAGGGCCGCAACAGCGTCGGCCGCAGCCTGCTGGTGCGCGGCACCGCAGTGCGCATCGTCGGCGTGCTGGCACCGTGGCGGCCGTCGCCGCTGTTCTACACGTTGGCCGGCGGCAGCTTCGCCCACGGCGATACCGCCAGCTTCTATGGACGCACGCAGGACGTGTTCATGCCGCTGTCCAGCAGCCTGGAGGTCAACGACGGCCACATCCAGCCGTGGACCTGCTTCAGCAAGCCCGAGGCCACCATGGACCTGCGCAGCGCCCCGTGCGTGTGGCTGCAGTTGTGGGTGCAGTTGGACACGCCGGCGAAGGTCGCCGACTACCGCCGCCTGCTGGCCGACTACGCCGCGCAACAGCAGGCCGCCGGGCGCATCGGCCGCGCCGACACCGCGCGCCTGCTGTCCCTGCCGCAATGGCTGGACCACAACCGCGTGGTGCCGGGCGACGTGCGCCTGCAGAGTTGGCTGGCGCTGGCGTTCCTGGGCCTGTGCCTGTTCAACAGCGTCGGCCTGCTGCTGGCCAAGTTCCTGCGCCGCGGCGGCGAGATCGGCGTGCGCCGCGCGTTGGGGGCTTCGCGCCGCGCGATCTTCGCGCAATGCCTGACCGAGGCCAGCCTGATCGGCCTGATCGGCGGCATCGGCGGCTGGCTGCTGACCCTGCTCGGCCTGTGGAGCGTGCGCCAGCAGCCGACCGCCTACGCCGATCTGGCGCATCTGGACCTGACGACCTTCGCCGGCACCTTCGCACTGGCGATCGCCTGCAGCCTCGCGGCCGGCCTGTTCCCCGCCCTGCGCGCCAGCGGTATCGCGCCAGCCATGCAACTCAAGAGTCTGTAA
- a CDS encoding ABC transporter ATP-binding protein, with amino-acid sequence MLEMRAVSKVFRTEQVETHALRSLDLHVREGEFVAVTGPSGSGKTTFLNIAGLLETFTSGQYLLDGQDVSNLNDDARSRMRNQKIGFIFQGFNLIPDLNLFDNVDVPLRYRGMGAAERKQRIEEALSRVGLGSRMKHYPSELSGGQQQRAAIARALAGSPRLLLADEPTGNLDSQMARGVMELLEEINAQGSTIVMVTHDPELAARAQRNVHIVDGQATDLQREPVLAHGGSDAAAAR; translated from the coding sequence ATGCTCGAAATGCGCGCCGTCTCCAAGGTCTTCCGCACCGAACAGGTCGAGACGCATGCGTTGCGCTCGCTGGACCTGCATGTCCGCGAGGGCGAGTTCGTCGCCGTCACCGGGCCGTCGGGCTCGGGCAAGACCACCTTCCTCAACATCGCCGGGTTGCTGGAAACCTTCACCAGTGGGCAGTACCTGCTCGATGGCCAGGACGTCAGCAACCTCAACGACGATGCGCGCTCGCGCATGCGCAACCAGAAGATCGGCTTCATCTTCCAGGGCTTCAACCTGATTCCCGATCTCAACCTGTTCGACAACGTCGACGTGCCGCTGCGCTACCGCGGCATGGGCGCGGCCGAGCGCAAGCAGCGCATCGAGGAGGCGCTGAGCCGGGTCGGGCTGGGCTCGCGCATGAAGCACTACCCGTCCGAGCTGTCCGGCGGCCAGCAGCAGCGTGCGGCGATCGCCCGCGCCCTGGCCGGCAGCCCGCGCCTGCTGCTGGCCGACGAACCGACCGGCAACCTCGACTCGCAGATGGCGCGCGGGGTGATGGAACTGCTGGAGGAGATCAACGCGCAGGGCTCGACCATCGTCATGGTCACCCACGATCCGGAACTGGCCGCGCGCGCCCAGCGCAACGTGCACATCGTCGACGGCCAGGCCACCGACCTGCAGCGCGAACCGGTGCTGGCGCACGGCGGCAGCGACGCCGCGGCCGCGCGCTGA
- a CDS encoding ABC transporter permease, which translates to MLAYYLRLALRSFGRNRILTALMVLAVALGIGASMTMLTVLHTLSGDPLPGHSATLFHPQLDPRPRNLPSADPEPPDELTWQDATALYRAQAAPAQTMTSGNWLPVRQTVSNSPLRMLTTRAATADLFGMFGMRFLYGSGWSHRDDTQRALVVVLSRQLNDALFGGADSVGKTLTIATRPFRVIGVIDAWDAQPRFYDLNSGAYTPPEALYIPFETWLDLPQDYGYGPMQCWGKDGEAGLHDPKAAQCTWVQYWVRLDTPEQVRRYRAALDAYSAQQRQLGRFERAPNTRLRSLVAWLDYKRVVPATVRMQTWIAFGVLLVCLLNAVGLLVAKFMRKAGEIGVRRALGASRRAVFAQCLAESALIGCLGGLLGIPLTWIGLWLVRQQPVAYAQQAHADPAILGIALAVATLSALAAGLWPAWRASRIAPALQVKSL; encoded by the coding sequence ATGCTCGCTTACTACCTACGCCTCGCGCTGCGCAGCTTCGGCCGCAACCGCATCCTCACCGCGCTGATGGTGCTGGCCGTGGCGCTGGGTATCGGCGCGTCGATGACCATGCTGACGGTGCTGCACACACTCTCTGGCGATCCCTTGCCCGGGCACAGCGCCACGCTGTTCCACCCGCAGCTGGATCCGCGTCCGCGCAACCTGCCCAGTGCCGACCCCGAGCCGCCGGACGAGTTGACCTGGCAGGACGCGACCGCGCTGTACCGGGCGCAGGCTGCGCCGGCGCAGACCATGACCAGCGGGAACTGGCTGCCGGTGCGCCAGACCGTGTCCAACAGCCCCTTGCGCATGCTCACCACCCGCGCCGCCACGGCCGATCTGTTCGGCATGTTCGGCATGCGCTTCCTCTACGGCAGCGGCTGGAGCCATCGCGACGATACGCAGCGCGCGCTGGTGGTGGTGCTGAGCCGCCAGCTCAACGACGCGCTGTTCGGCGGCGCGGACAGCGTCGGCAAGACCCTGACCATCGCCACCCGCCCGTTCCGGGTGATCGGGGTGATCGACGCCTGGGATGCGCAGCCGCGCTTCTACGATCTCAACTCCGGCGCGTACACGCCGCCGGAGGCGCTGTACATACCGTTCGAGACCTGGCTGGACCTGCCGCAGGACTACGGCTACGGGCCGATGCAGTGCTGGGGCAAGGATGGCGAGGCCGGCCTGCACGACCCCAAGGCCGCGCAATGCACCTGGGTGCAGTACTGGGTGCGGTTGGACACGCCGGAGCAGGTGCGGCGCTACCGCGCGGCGCTGGATGCCTACAGCGCGCAGCAGCGCCAGCTCGGCCGTTTCGAGCGCGCGCCCAACACGCGCCTGCGCAGCCTGGTCGCGTGGCTGGATTACAAGCGGGTGGTGCCGGCCACGGTGCGCATGCAGACCTGGATCGCCTTCGGCGTGCTGTTGGTGTGCCTGCTCAATGCGGTCGGCTTGCTGGTCGCCAAGTTCATGCGCAAGGCCGGCGAGATCGGCGTGCGCCGTGCGCTCGGTGCCAGCCGCCGCGCGGTGTTCGCGCAATGCCTGGCCGAGTCGGCGCTGATCGGCTGCCTGGGCGGTCTGCTCGGCATTCCGCTGACCTGGATCGGCCTGTGGCTGGTGCGCCAGCAACCGGTGGCCTATGCGCAACAAGCCCATGCCGATCCCGCGATCCTGGGCATCGCCCTGGCCGTGGCCACGCTCTCGGCGCTGGCCGCCGGCCTGTGGCCGGCCTGGCGCGCCTCGCGCATCGCCCCCGCCCTGCAGGTGAAATCGCTATGA